One region of Epilithonimonas zeae genomic DNA includes:
- the lipB gene encoding lipoyl(octanoyl) transferase LipB, protein MNSIINKKVEFQDLGTKDYQPSWDYQEELLKKNLETKIFNRENPDHQKATNNYLLFVEHPHVYTLGKSGHEENLLANENKLREINATYIKVNRGGDITYHGFGQIVGYPILDLENFYTDIHRYMRDLEEVIIRTIAEYGLKGERSNGETGVWLDVGKPYARKICAMGVKASRWVTIHGFALNVNTDMRYFEYIIPCGITDKQVTSLKRELEREVDYEEVKQKIKKHFADVFGCELIL, encoded by the coding sequence GTGAATTCCATTATCAATAAAAAAGTAGAATTTCAGGATTTGGGAACCAAAGATTACCAGCCATCCTGGGATTATCAGGAAGAATTACTGAAAAAAAATCTCGAAACTAAAATCTTTAATCGGGAAAATCCAGACCATCAAAAAGCGACCAATAATTATCTTCTTTTCGTAGAACATCCGCACGTTTATACACTTGGAAAAAGTGGTCACGAAGAAAATCTTTTGGCGAATGAAAACAAGCTGAGAGAAATCAACGCTACTTATATCAAAGTGAATCGTGGTGGTGATATTACCTATCACGGATTTGGACAGATTGTTGGCTACCCTATTTTGGATTTGGAGAATTTTTATACAGACATCCACCGTTATATGCGAGATCTGGAGGAAGTCATTATCCGAACTATTGCAGAATATGGACTGAAAGGAGAACGTTCCAATGGCGAAACGGGCGTTTGGCTGGATGTGGGAAAACCTTATGCCAGAAAAATCTGCGCAATGGGCGTAAAAGCTTCGCGTTGGGTTACCATCCACGGATTTGCTCTGAATGTGAACACCGATATGCGCTATTTCGAATACATCATCCCTTGTGGAATTACAGATAAACAAGTCACCTCTTTAAAAAGAGAATTAGAGCGAGAAGTTGATTACGAAGAAGTAAAACAGAAAATCAAAAAACATTTTGCAGATGTTTTTGGTTGTGAACTTATTTTATAA
- a CDS encoding deoxyguanosinetriphosphate triphosphohydrolase, with translation MDLNSIFTNQRTGNNPHTKASRTDFQRDFDRIIFSSAFRRLQNKTQVFPLPGSVFVHNRLTHSLEVSSVGRSLGSVVGEFIQDNYTNDLNEESKSFYLHNLGNVIAAACLCHDVGNPAFGHSGEDAIASYFDRNESDLKSKFNEKEWADLVNFEGNANAIRVLAQQQQGKDAGGIQLTFATLASIAKYPCEAIAKKKGFIHRKKFGFFQNEKDIFLEIAKGTAMIQENEDPYIFKRHPFVWLVEAADDICYNIIDMEDAHRLGIVSTADCKNLFFELVKSETDDINRVEQKLNSISNENEQISYLRAKVINALINKSVELYKGNFNTILEGNLDKGLLDIYKSENKTLQDIETFSIEKIYNHKAVVEIENAGYNVMYELLDHFIPSILKSADERKSYDKKALKLLPKQFFYEDGTDYQKVLGVIDFVSGMTDNFATDLYRKIKGIDIGMTM, from the coding sequence ATGGATTTGAATTCAATTTTTACCAATCAACGCACAGGAAATAATCCGCATACCAAAGCTTCCAGAACCGATTTTCAGAGGGATTTTGACAGAATCATTTTCTCATCGGCATTCAGAAGATTGCAGAATAAAACTCAGGTTTTTCCACTCCCAGGAAGTGTTTTTGTACATAATCGCTTGACGCATTCTTTGGAAGTTTCGTCTGTTGGTCGTAGTTTGGGAAGCGTTGTGGGAGAATTTATTCAAGATAATTATACTAATGATCTTAACGAAGAATCCAAGAGTTTTTATCTTCATAATCTTGGAAATGTTATTGCTGCAGCTTGTCTTTGTCACGATGTTGGGAATCCTGCTTTTGGACATTCCGGAGAAGATGCGATTGCCAGTTATTTTGACAGGAATGAAAGCGATTTGAAATCGAAATTCAATGAAAAGGAGTGGGCGGATCTGGTTAATTTTGAAGGAAACGCGAATGCAATTCGGGTTTTAGCACAGCAGCAACAAGGAAAAGATGCAGGCGGAATCCAACTGACTTTTGCGACTTTGGCAAGTATTGCAAAATATCCTTGTGAAGCGATTGCCAAAAAGAAAGGCTTTATCCATCGTAAAAAATTTGGGTTTTTCCAGAATGAGAAAGACATTTTCTTGGAGATTGCAAAAGGAACTGCGATGATCCAGGAAAATGAAGATCCTTATATTTTCAAGAGACATCCGTTTGTTTGGTTGGTAGAAGCGGCAGATGATATTTGTTACAATATCATCGATATGGAAGATGCGCACAGGTTGGGAATTGTTTCGACAGCAGATTGTAAAAATCTCTTTTTCGAATTGGTAAAATCTGAAACCGATGATATCAATAGAGTAGAGCAAAAATTGAATTCTATCAGTAATGAGAATGAGCAAATTTCTTATCTGAGAGCTAAGGTTATTAACGCTTTGATCAATAAATCCGTGGAGCTTTATAAAGGTAATTTCAATACAATTCTGGAAGGGAATCTGGATAAAGGTCTTTTGGATATTTATAAATCGGAAAATAAAACGCTGCAGGATATTGAAACTTTCTCTATTGAAAAAATTTATAATCACAAAGCCGTTGTGGAAATAGAAAATGCTGGTTACAACGTAATGTACGAGTTGCTAGATCATTTTATTCCATCCATTTTGAAATCTGCTGATGAAAGAAAATCTTATGATAAAAAAGCCCTGAAGCTTCTTCCAAAACAATTCTTTTATGAAGATGGGACTGATTATCAGAAAGTGCTTGGCGTAATTGATTTCGTTTCCGGAATGACGGATAATTTCGCCACCGATCTTTACAGAAAAATCAAAGGAATTGATATTGGAATGACGATGTAG
- a CDS encoding DNA-formamidopyrimidine glycosylase family protein, translating to MPEGPSIVLMKEDLDKFVGEKVTAAVGNAKIDKDILVGKTLKEIRLYGKQTYLIFDEINIRIHLLMFGSYEIDEQTKPDKNLRLGLSFKNGKMLFFTCSVKLLPNDFLETIDWEADVMSDQWNPEKVKSKLKSNPEMMVCDALMNQDIFSGVGNIIKNEVLFRIAVQPESLLGHLRAKKINELIKESRNYSFDFLKWKREFTLKKHWKAHHQKNCPKCGNPLTSKITGKSKRRSFYCETDQKLF from the coding sequence ATGCCAGAGGGTCCATCCATAGTTTTGATGAAAGAAGATCTCGACAAATTTGTTGGAGAAAAAGTGACTGCTGCTGTCGGAAATGCAAAGATTGACAAAGACATTCTTGTTGGTAAAACTTTGAAAGAAATCAGACTTTATGGTAAACAAACCTATTTGATTTTTGACGAGATTAATATCAGAATTCATCTTTTGATGTTTGGATCATATGAAATTGACGAACAAACAAAACCGGACAAAAATCTTCGTCTGGGATTGAGTTTCAAAAACGGAAAAATGCTTTTCTTTACTTGCTCTGTCAAACTTTTACCCAATGATTTTCTGGAAACAATTGATTGGGAAGCTGATGTAATGAGTGACCAATGGAATCCTGAAAAAGTCAAATCCAAATTAAAATCTAATCCGGAAATGATGGTTTGTGATGCGCTGATGAATCAGGATATTTTCTCAGGTGTTGGTAATATCATTAAGAATGAAGTTCTTTTCAGGATAGCTGTTCAGCCGGAAAGTCTGCTTGGACATCTTCGTGCAAAAAAAATAAATGAGCTAATCAAAGAATCCAGGAATTACAGCTTCGATTTTCTGAAATGGAAACGTGAATTCACTTTGAAAAAACATTGGAAAGCGCATCACCAAAAGAATTGTCCGAAATGCGGAAATCCTTTGACAAGTAAAATCACAGGCAAGTCCAAACGGAGAAGTTTCTATTGCGAAACCGACCAAAAATTATTCTAA
- a CDS encoding T9SS type A sorting domain-containing protein encodes MKNKYLLILSLVSSFAFAQQTISFEASEGYTAGDINGQNGWEVTLNNDDEPIKNQVITTEKASEGSQSIKIDVDLDENFLFFPIFGAAKLFDNTYDYKNTTVEMDVFITEKEASNFDFGTFGIVDTDEYMPVAIFAFNSLGVLEVVKNEDYQYESTNFNWEANRWYKLKSVTSENEIKFYVDGALVHTIPNFSKTNITGINLLHDNFSGGAYIDNIKINDEVMAVNDVKKGNIKLYPNPVKDILKINLSNNESISEINIYNVAGQKLKTVSKQTEINVESLSKGVYLIDIKTDKNKTYNSKFIKQ; translated from the coding sequence ATGAAAAATAAATACTTATTAATTCTATCATTAGTTTCATCATTTGCTTTTGCGCAACAAACCATTTCTTTTGAAGCTTCAGAGGGTTATACTGCTGGAGATATCAATGGACAAAATGGTTGGGAAGTTACACTTAACAATGATGATGAGCCAATAAAAAATCAAGTCATAACTACAGAAAAAGCTTCAGAAGGAAGTCAGTCCATAAAAATAGATGTTGACTTGGACGAAAACTTTCTTTTCTTCCCCATCTTTGGTGCTGCAAAATTGTTTGACAATACGTACGATTACAAGAATACTACTGTAGAAATGGATGTTTTTATTACAGAAAAAGAAGCTTCTAATTTTGATTTTGGAACTTTTGGAATTGTTGACACAGACGAATACATGCCTGTTGCTATTTTCGCTTTTAATTCTTTAGGTGTTTTGGAAGTTGTGAAAAATGAAGATTATCAATACGAAAGTACCAACTTCAACTGGGAAGCCAACAGATGGTACAAACTGAAATCTGTCACTTCTGAAAATGAAATCAAATTCTATGTTGATGGTGCTTTGGTTCATACAATACCGAACTTCTCCAAAACCAATATTACAGGAATTAATCTATTGCATGACAATTTTTCTGGTGGTGCTTACATAGACAATATCAAAATCAATGATGAAGTAATGGCGGTTAATGATGTGAAGAAAGGCAACATAAAATTATACCCAAATCCAGTCAAAGATATTTTAAAAATTAATCTTTCAAATAACGAAAGCATCAGCGAAATCAACATCTATAATGTTGCCGGACAAAAACTGAAAACAGTTTCTAAGCAAACTGAAATCAATGTGGAAAGTCTATCAAAAGGTGTTTATTTGATTGATATCAAAACAGATAAAAACAAAACTTACAATTCCAAATTCATCAAACAATAA
- a CDS encoding DUF2461 domain-containing protein: MKNLINPETLNFLSTLEINNNREWFNENKQLYLKAKENVENVVNEIISGVSEFDKSVERLEAKNCIFRIYKDTRFSKDKTPYKTNIGASLVEKGPKTLNHAGYYVHLEPGKSFLAGGVYMTEPKNLKTIREKISSEGENFLKILNKKSFKDNLELRGDRLVKVPQGFDKENPMGDYLKFKQFTVFHPLSDEAILDGNFVKNTVKVFKEIYPFNQFLNDAIQ; encoded by the coding sequence ATGAAAAACCTTATCAATCCGGAAACACTTAACTTCCTTTCCACACTAGAAATCAATAACAACAGAGAGTGGTTTAATGAGAACAAACAGCTTTATCTGAAGGCCAAAGAGAATGTTGAAAATGTGGTGAATGAAATTATTTCAGGTGTTTCAGAATTCGATAAAAGCGTGGAAAGACTGGAAGCTAAGAATTGTATTTTCAGAATTTACAAAGACACCAGATTTTCTAAAGATAAAACGCCCTACAAAACCAATATCGGAGCTTCTTTGGTAGAAAAAGGTCCAAAAACTTTGAATCACGCAGGCTACTATGTTCATTTAGAGCCTGGAAAATCTTTCCTAGCCGGGGGCGTTTATATGACTGAACCAAAAAATCTGAAAACCATCCGTGAAAAAATAAGTTCTGAAGGCGAAAATTTTCTGAAAATTCTCAACAAAAAATCGTTCAAAGATAATCTGGAGTTACGAGGCGATAGATTGGTAAAAGTGCCACAAGGTTTTGATAAGGAAAATCCTATGGGCGATTATCTCAAATTCAAACAATTTACGGTATTTCATCCGCTTTCTGACGAAGCTATTTTGGATGGAAACTTTGTAAAGAATACTGTCAAAGTTTTTAAAGAAATCTATCCTTTCAATCAGTTTTTGAATGACGCAATTCAATAA
- a CDS encoding nitronate monooxygenase, with translation MNWENELTQKLGVGYPIIQAPMFGVTTQEMVAAASKADCLGSLALADLNTEQCLELIKKTKQLTDKAFAVNIFVTRFRKLQMN, from the coding sequence ATGAATTGGGAAAATGAATTAACTCAAAAATTAGGAGTCGGCTACCCTATTATACAAGCACCAATGTTTGGTGTTACAACTCAGGAAATGGTTGCTGCAGCTTCAAAGGCAGATTGTTTAGGGTCTTTGGCTTTAGCAGATTTGAACACAGAACAATGTTTAGAATTAATTAAAAAGACAAAGCAATTAACGGACAAAGCTTTTGCTGTTAATATTTTTGTCACGAGATTCCGGAAGTTACAGATGAACTGA
- a CDS encoding NAD(P)H-dependent flavin oxidoreductase, producing the protein MKVNLPEIDEIQVNSYHEQLDVIISENCKILSFTFGNLDQQSIERLKNNGTILIGTCTSVNEALILEQSGIDIICVQGIEAGGHRGSFTNENIPQIGGLSLLSQVRDSVKVPIIFAGGIYNARTLLAVKTLGAEGFQIGSLLLNSEESALKDFEKLRLKKLKEGEITLTKSFSGRYARGIRNTFVEEVENTDFILPYPYQNKLTGELRKAARIQNNSEFVNLWTGQSISELNEGSTTEILGNLIEEVEKN; encoded by the coding sequence ATCAAGGTTAATCTTCCAGAAATTGATGAAATCCAGGTTAATTCTTATCACGAACAACTTGATGTGATCATTTCTGAAAACTGTAAAATCCTAAGTTTCACATTTGGAAATCTGGATCAGCAAAGCATTGAGAGATTAAAAAACAACGGAACAATTCTTATAGGAACCTGTACTTCTGTGAATGAAGCTTTGATTTTGGAACAATCAGGAATTGATATTATTTGTGTTCAAGGGATTGAAGCTGGCGGACATAGAGGAAGTTTTACTAATGAAAATATTCCGCAGATTGGTGGCTTATCTCTTTTATCACAAGTCCGCGATTCTGTAAAAGTCCCAATCATTTTTGCGGGCGGAATTTATAATGCGAGAACACTTTTAGCTGTAAAAACTTTGGGCGCAGAAGGATTTCAAATCGGAAGTCTGTTATTAAATTCTGAAGAAAGCGCTTTGAAAGATTTTGAAAAACTACGATTAAAAAAGCTGAAAGAAGGTGAAATTACTTTGACCAAAAGCTTCTCCGGAAGATATGCCAGAGGAATCAGAAACACATTTGTAGAAGAAGTAGAAAATACAGATTTTATACTTCCCTATCCTTATCAGAATAAATTGACAGGTGAACTTCGAAAAGCGGCGAGAATTCAAAATAATTCAGAATTTGTAAATCTTTGGACAGGACAATCGATTAGTGAACTGAATGAAGGATCTACAACTGAGATTCTGGGGAATCTGATTGAAGAAGTCGAGAAAAATTAA
- a CDS encoding DUF4304 domain-containing protein, producing MKEKFNNLINGVVKPLLRSNGFSKKGLDFLKKKDDLIFIINFQKSHGNSFDEIKFYINCGIHSTTIDQIIGRKETSDPKEYECHFRSRISSIIQSGADRYSILKETDLEILAENISSDLKAVINLFDSIKNTDDLTNLMIAKNGLNNYEELFEFLLLTDNWKELKRYIQKLFSTFGQEQRWTIFQNNLSNILLKHNRRETISDLLK from the coding sequence ATGAAAGAAAAATTTAACAATCTTATAAATGGAGTCGTAAAACCACTTTTGAGATCCAATGGTTTTTCAAAAAAAGGCTTGGATTTTCTTAAAAAGAAAGATGATTTGATTTTCATAATTAATTTTCAAAAAAGCCATGGCAATTCTTTTGACGAGATCAAATTCTATATCAATTGCGGAATCCATTCAACTACAATAGATCAAATTATTGGACGAAAAGAAACTTCAGATCCCAAAGAATATGAATGTCATTTCAGATCCAGAATTTCGTCAATAATCCAATCAGGAGCAGACAGATATTCTATTTTGAAAGAAACTGATTTGGAAATTTTAGCTGAAAACATCAGTTCAGACTTAAAAGCAGTTATCAATCTATTTGACTCGATAAAAAATACCGACGATTTGACAAATCTGATGATTGCTAAAAATGGCTTGAATAATTATGAAGAATTGTTTGAATTCTTACTTTTAACGGATAATTGGAAAGAATTAAAACGTTATATACAAAAGCTGTTCTCAACTTTTGGCCAGGAACAGCGTTGGACAATCTTTCAAAATAATTTATCTAATATTTTGCTGAAACATAACAGAAGAGAAACGATTTCGGATCTGTTAAAATAA
- a CDS encoding cation:proton antiporter encodes MILLSIHNLELPIEDPVLKFLLVLIIILAAPLLLNKIKVPHLLGLIIAGAVIGPNGFNVLARDSSIVVTGTTGLLYIMFLAGLEIDMGDFKRNKWKSLTFGIYTFVVPFVLGYLGAYYILDFSILTSVLFASLFSSHTLIAYPLVSKMGIAKNLAVNITVGGTMITDVLALLVLAIIVGMSQGDVGTEFWVRLSLSFIIFGLIVLVVFPIIGRWFFKKVEDKISQYIFVLVMIYLAALLAELAGVEAIIGAFFAGLALNRLIPHTSSLMNRVEFVGNAIFIPFFLISVGMLIDFKVFFKSWETLEVAGIMLVASIGGKYLSAIATQKTFRLSKEEGKLIFGLSSASAAATLASVMVGYNIILSETETGEPIRLLNEHVLNGSILLILISCTISSFISMSNAQQIADKDNEETVSGNSHEQENILLALNYEATVDRMVNLGILIKAHSNTEHLFGLNIINEDKNESSIKNAEKLLHHATTAAAAADVKLQSLKRYDNDVINGIKNVIKEQNITDLIISLDEDKGFTPSFAYNLYNGYLQNDNVNTLIYHTAQPLSTIKKYAVMIPENAQKEAGFFHALLRVWNIARNSGATMTFYAPERILEILKRISKKATIEAEFIATKSWKDGETIASQLKQDEAIIIMMAKRGMKSYIPQMRLIPELLNKYVNDKNYLLVFPFSEFDNSNLEKRSVGNHDDFMEIGNVIKKIFG; translated from the coding sequence ATGATTTTACTGAGTATTCATAATCTGGAACTTCCTATCGAAGATCCGGTTCTCAAGTTCCTGTTGGTGCTGATTATTATTCTTGCTGCACCGCTTTTGTTAAACAAAATCAAAGTACCACATCTCTTAGGTCTTATTATCGCTGGTGCGGTCATTGGTCCGAATGGTTTCAATGTTCTGGCGAGGGACAGCAGTATTGTAGTCACCGGAACAACAGGATTGCTTTATATTATGTTTCTGGCAGGACTGGAAATTGATATGGGTGATTTCAAGAGAAACAAATGGAAGAGTTTGACATTTGGTATCTACACATTTGTTGTTCCTTTTGTTTTGGGCTATCTGGGCGCCTATTATATTCTGGATTTTTCGATATTAACATCGGTACTTTTTGCCAGCCTTTTCTCTTCTCATACCCTTATTGCGTATCCGCTGGTAAGTAAAATGGGAATTGCCAAAAATCTAGCTGTGAACATTACGGTTGGTGGTACGATGATTACGGATGTTCTCGCATTATTGGTTTTAGCGATTATTGTCGGGATGTCACAAGGAGATGTCGGAACCGAGTTCTGGGTTAGGCTGTCTTTATCATTCATTATTTTTGGATTGATTGTTTTGGTGGTGTTTCCGATTATTGGAAGATGGTTTTTCAAAAAAGTTGAGGATAAGATATCACAGTATATTTTTGTCTTAGTGATGATTTATCTTGCGGCCTTGTTGGCTGAGCTAGCCGGAGTAGAAGCTATTATCGGAGCTTTCTTTGCAGGTTTGGCTTTGAACAGATTGATTCCGCATACCTCTTCTTTGATGAATAGAGTTGAGTTTGTAGGAAATGCGATTTTTATTCCGTTTTTCCTGATCAGTGTTGGGATGCTTATCGATTTTAAAGTCTTTTTCAAAAGCTGGGAAACACTCGAAGTTGCGGGAATTATGCTGGTAGCATCTATTGGTGGAAAATATCTTTCTGCCATTGCGACACAAAAAACTTTCAGGCTTTCAAAAGAAGAGGGCAAATTGATTTTCGGATTGAGTTCTGCTTCGGCGGCGGCAACATTAGCTTCTGTAATGGTAGGTTATAACATCATCCTTTCCGAAACCGAAACCGGAGAACCCATAAGACTTTTAAACGAACACGTCTTGAACGGAAGTATTCTTTTGATTCTGATTTCGTGTACTATTTCGTCTTTTATTTCGATGTCCAATGCACAGCAGATTGCGGATAAAGACAACGAAGAAACTGTTTCCGGAAACAGCCACGAGCAGGAAAATATATTACTGGCTCTTAATTACGAAGCTACAGTTGACAGAATGGTCAATCTTGGGATTCTGATCAAAGCGCATTCTAACACAGAACATTTATTTGGACTCAATATTATTAATGAAGATAAAAATGAATCTTCTATCAAAAATGCAGAGAAACTTTTGCATCACGCTACAACTGCGGCAGCGGCGGCTGATGTTAAACTTCAGTCTCTAAAACGTTATGATAATGATGTGATCAACGGAATCAAGAATGTTATAAAGGAACAAAATATCACCGACCTGATTATCAGTCTGGACGAGGATAAAGGATTCACGCCTTCTTTTGCTTACAATCTGTATAACGGTTATTTGCAAAACGATAATGTCAATACACTCATTTATCACACTGCTCAGCCTTTATCAACAATTAAAAAATATGCAGTGATGATTCCTGAAAATGCGCAAAAAGAAGCTGGGTTTTTCCACGCTTTGCTCAGAGTTTGGAACATTGCTCGTAATTCCGGAGCGACAATGACTTTTTATGCACCAGAGAGAATTCTGGAAATCCTAAAACGTATCAGTAAAAAAGCAACCATCGAAGCGGAGTTTATTGCAACAAAATCCTGGAAAGATGGTGAAACAATAGCTTCGCAACTGAAACAGGATGAAGCAATCATTATAATGATGGCGAAAAGAGGAATGAAATCTTACATCCCGCAAATGAGGTTGATTCCGGAACTTCTGAATAAATATGTGAATGACAAAAACTACTTGCTTGTCTTTCCGTTTTCAGAATTTGATAACAGCAATTTGGAGAAACGTTCTGTTGGAAATCACGACGATTTTATGGAAATTGGTAATGTTATCAAGAAGATTTTCGGGTAA
- a CDS encoding 4-hydroxy-tetrahydrodipicolinate reductase, which yields MKVGLMGFGKAGKSVAKVILQHPDFSLEWVFKNSKTMDHMTAKDFLGVSSPDKALIISKQNTSIDDLLDQYPVDVIIDFSTTENIHDYGKTVSGRGIKIISAISHYSDEEKALLKKLSKKTVVFWSPNITLGVNYLLFASSLLKDLAPDVDIEVIEEHFKAKEGVSGTAMKIAETLDIEAENINSVRAGGIVGKHEVIFGFPFQTVRLVHESISREAFGTGALFVAKNIRDKSNGLYNFEDILRPYFFKETESALS from the coding sequence ATGAAAGTAGGTTTAATGGGCTTCGGTAAAGCCGGAAAATCAGTCGCTAAAGTTATTTTGCAACATCCTGATTTTTCACTGGAATGGGTTTTTAAAAACAGTAAAACAATGGATCATATGACTGCCAAAGATTTTTTAGGTGTTTCTTCTCCCGATAAAGCATTGATTATATCTAAACAAAATACAAGTATTGATGATTTGCTGGATCAGTATCCTGTAGATGTCATCATCGATTTTTCGACAACAGAAAATATCCACGATTATGGTAAAACAGTTTCTGGCAGAGGGATTAAAATTATCTCAGCTATTTCACATTACAGCGATGAAGAAAAAGCGCTGTTGAAAAAATTATCAAAAAAAACAGTGGTTTTCTGGTCTCCCAATATTACTTTGGGTGTCAATTATCTGCTGTTTGCATCATCTCTTTTAAAAGATCTCGCACCGGATGTAGATATAGAAGTGATTGAGGAACATTTTAAAGCTAAAGAAGGTGTCTCTGGAACTGCGATGAAAATTGCTGAGACGCTTGATATCGAAGCTGAAAATATTAATTCTGTGCGAGCAGGAGGTATTGTAGGTAAACACGAAGTTATTTTTGGATTTCCTTTCCAGACGGTGCGTTTGGTTCACGAGTCTATTTCTCGGGAAGCTTTCGGGACTGGCGCATTGTTTGTAGCGAAGAATATAAGGGATAAATCAAATGGTCTTTATAATTTTGAAGATATCCTGCGACCTTATTTTTTCAAGGAAACTGAAAGTGCTCTTTCTTAA
- a CDS encoding transposase has translation MKGERKIYDPAFKTKAVELSKERTNVSELARELGIAVTLLYKWRKEYEEFGERSFPGNGKLKLTPEQEKIHELEKKLKDAELVDMQTKFPV, from the coding sequence ATGAAAGGAGAGCGAAAAATCTACGATCCTGCTTTTAAAACCAAAGCTGTTGAGCTAAGCAAAGAACGAACTAATGTGTCAGAACTCGCAAGGGAGCTGGGAATCGCAGTCACGCTGCTTTACAAATGGCGTAAGGAGTACGAAGAATTTGGAGAAAGAAGTTTTCCAGGGAATGGAAAACTGAAACTGACACCCGAACAGGAAAAGATTCATGAGCTGGAAAAAAAGTTGAAGGATGCAGAATTAGTGGATATGCAAACAAAATTTCCAGTATAA
- a CDS encoding IS3 family transposase (programmed frameshift) has translation MKGERKIYDPAFKTKAVELSKERTNVSELARELGVAVTLLYKWRKEYEEFGERSFPGNGKLKLTPEQEKIHELEKKLKDAELERDILKKGNRHLLQERSLKYKFIKNNESIFPIEKMCNVLKLCSSGYYKWKNRPCSKKLLLKEKIKQQITSIYFSSKQRYGSPRITSELNSLGYKISRVTVAKYMKELGLRSKLSKKFKVTTNSKHNYLVVENVLDRNFIAEKPAQVWVSDITYIQTKEGFLYLTTVIDLYDRKIIGWSLSNGMSTEETSLSAWKMAVKNRKIGESLIFHSDRGVQYASRKFANTLEFYGVTRSMSRRGNCWDNAVAESFFKSLKTELIYGNKLITKEKMELEIFEYIEIWYNKKRRHSALNYQTIEEFNNQNKIYQNVA, from the exons ATGAAAGGAGAGCGAAAAATCTACGATCCTGCTTTTAAAACCAAAGCTGTTGAGCTAAGCAAAGAACGAACTAATGTGTCAGAACTCGCAAGGGAGCTGGGAGTCGCAGTCACGCTGCTTTACAAATGGCGTAAGGAGTACGAAGAATTTGGAGAAAGAAGTTTTCCAGGGAATGGAAAACTGAAACTGACACCCGAACAGGAAAAGATTCATGAGCTGGAAAAAAAGTTGAAGGATGCAGAATTAGAACGAGATATATTAAAAAAAG GCAATCGGCATCTTCTCCAAGAGCGGTCGCTGAAATATAAATTCATAAAAAATAATGAATCTATTTTCCCGATTGAAAAGATGTGCAATGTTTTAAAACTATGTTCCAGTGGTTATTACAAATGGAAAAACAGGCCTTGCAGCAAGAAATTGCTTTTGAAGGAAAAAATAAAACAGCAAATCACTTCAATATATTTTTCATCAAAACAGCGCTATGGCAGCCCTAGGATTACGTCTGAGCTAAATTCCTTGGGTTACAAAATATCCCGAGTCACAGTGGCTAAATATATGAAAGAGCTTGGACTGCGAAGTAAACTGAGCAAGAAATTTAAAGTGACTACAAACTCTAAACACAATTATTTGGTGGTAGAAAATGTGCTGGACAGGAATTTTATAGCCGAAAAACCTGCGCAAGTTTGGGTTTCTGATATTACCTACATTCAAACCAAAGAAGGATTTTTGTACTTGACAACAGTGATTGATTTGTATGATCGGAAAATCATTGGATGGAGTTTAAGCAACGGAATGAGCACCGAAGAGACAAGTCTTTCTGCCTGGAAAATGGCTGTCAAAAACAGAAAAATAGGGGAAAGTCTAATTTTTCATAGCGACAGAGGCGTTCAATATGCAAGCAGAAAATTTGCAAATACTCTGGAATTTTATGGAGTTACAAGAAGCATGAGCCGGAGAGGAAATTGTTGGGATAACGCTGTGGCAGAGAGCTTTTTCAAATCTTTGAAAACAGAACTGATTTATGGAAACAAGCTTATTACAAAAGAAAAAATGGAGCTGGAAATATTTGAATATATTGAAATATGGTACAACAAAAAAAGACGCCACAGTGCCTTGAATTATCAAACTATTGAAGAGTTTAACAATCAAAACAAAATTTATCAAAATGTAGCTTAA